Within the uncultured Bacteroides sp. genome, the region TATTATTCTTAAGCAACTTGAATGCTTTAAGTGCATCTGTTAATGCCAAATCGCGTGTTTGAAAACCACTAGCCAGATGATGTTCAAGGATTGCCACATCAAACTTTTCCGCATTTAGGAACTTTGCTGTCACCAAGCACTCATTTCTTACTTTTAAAGTCTCATACCCTCCTCCCGGAATTAAAAGTACTGTGCCTTTGTGCATTCCTGACTTAGCTGGGATTAAGTGAAGCAAAGGAATATTAACCTTATGAATCTCACCATCAGCCCCAACCGGATTACCTTTTGACACAAACTGTCCGTCAAGTGAAATATAACCTGTGCGAACCGGACTCTTTACATTATCAGCCCGAACTGCACTTTTGCAAAAGCCTGAAACTGTAATAAACAGAAAAATAGCTAAAGATAGCCGACTAAATGATTTCATCTTTTAATCAATTTATGGAAATGTTTTTTCAATAGTATTCACAGAGCAAAGAACTCCTGTGTTTGCAAAAATAAGGTTTTCTTTTATTTTTCAGTTCGTTCTGATGATAAAAAAAACAGAAATTACATGTGAAGTCTCCTTTTATATTCACTGGGTGTCAAACCTGTCAGTTTTTTAAATAGCTTATTAAAATAAGAGATATTATCAAAAGACAGGTTATAGCCAATCTCCTTTATCGGCATATCATCAAGGATTAGCATTACCTGAGCCTTTTCTATTTTTTTTTGATTAATGAATTGCATCGGAGTACATTTCATCTCATTTTTAAATAGCCTGATAAAATGATCATCTGTGAGAAAACATAATTCAGAAAGCTGATTAATATTGATCTGCTTATCTATATTCTTACGGATATAACTTAAAGCCTTTAGAATCCTGTTGTCGGTAACTTCAATCTTCTGTTCTGCATCTTTAAGAAACCTGGAAAAGAGCTGCTGCAAAATTCCTTTCGTCTCTATCAGTAAATAATAAGGTAACTGCGCATTTTCAGAAATATTTTTCACAAGCGTTTGTGAATTATCGTAGAATGAAGGATCATATCGTTTCAGTTCACGATTGGGATTTATTTCAAGCAAACGCTTTACAAGTAAAATATCAATTTCAGTAGCCTTAACCTCAACAGCCGGATTCATCTGCTCTATAATACTCAGATTATCAATTTGTTCTTCATAAATATGGATATAATACAAAGAAAAATATCCGTCACATTCATAACCATGCAAGGTGAAGGACGGAATAAGATACAAATGTCCCGGAATAAGATTATAAGTACCATCAGGCAATACAATTCTAGCATTTCCTCCATCCACCCAAAACAATCTTGAAAACGGACTGTTCACGTTCGTCCAGTTCCAGTCGGCATTGTGAATAGCATGTCCTATATTCAGCAAAGTAAAGTTCAGACCCTCTTTTTTTTCTCTTACCATGTGTTTTTTATTTTCATAAAGGCGAATATATACCAATATTTTATATTAAAGCATCTGCAGATAGAAATATTATTATTATTTATCGAAATAATGTTATTAATAGGAAATTTCACAAGGTGCTAACATATAGATAATCAGTATAGACAAAAATATTAATATCGAATTTGTATTATAATATATCGAGATAGTATAATATTAATAGTTCCCGAATAACTACTTTTGAAAAAATTAAAAACACACTTATGAAAAACGCTTTATTTATATCATTATTTATTGCCATGTTCGGTACAACCGGCTTTGCTCAGGAGAATTTTCACCACATACAAAACACAAAAGAGCCCATGCAAACAGGAAAATTTGAGCCTACATGGGAATCACTGAAACAATACAAAGTACCCGAATGGTACCGCAATGCCAAGTTTGGCATCTGGGCACACTGGGGGCCTCAATGCCAACCTGAAGATGGCGACTGGTATGGTCGTGGAATGTACGAAGAGGGTTCTCGTCAGTATAAATCACACCTTAAAAAGTATGGTCATCCTTCTAAATCTGGCTTCAAAGACGTTATTCATGAATGGAAAGCCGAGAAATGGGATCCTGAAAAACTAGTCAGACTGTATAAGCGCGCAGGTGCTCAATACTTCTTTGCCATGGGTAATCATCACGATAATTTCGACCTTTGGGACAGTAAATACCATAACTGGAATTCCACCAAGATAGGTCCTAAGAAAAATATTCTTGAAGGCTGGGCCAAAGCTGCCAGACACAACGGTTTACCTTTCGGAGTTAGTATCCATGCCTCACATGCATGGACATGGTATGAAACAGCTCAGGGAGCCGACAAGCAAGGCCCTCTCGCCGGAGTTCCTTATGATGGGAAACTTACTAAAGAAGATGGTAAAGGTACATGGTGGGAAGGCTTAGATCCACAGGAACTATACGCACAGAATCATGAATTAAGTAGTAGAAACCAAAATCCAGGCGCTATCCACTCTCAATGGGATTGGGCAGATGGAGCATCCGTTCCCAGCAAGGAATATTGTGAAAATTTCTATGACAGAACTGTCGATATGATTAATAAGTACCATCCTGATTTACTCTATTTCGATGATACCGCTCTCCCATTATGGCCTATCAGTGATGCCGGCCTAAACATAGCTGCACATTTCTATAACAGCAACATGAAAAGAAACAACGGCAAACTAAATAGCGTTATTTTCGGTAAGATTCTTACCGATGAGCAAAAAGAGTGCCTTGTGTGGGACGTTGAAAGAGGTGCTCCGGACAAAATGCAAGAGAAGCCATGGCAAACATGTTCCTGCATCGGTGACTGGCATTACAATCGATCTGTATATGATGACAACCGATACAAATCAGCAAAAACAGTTATACAAATGCTTGCAGATATTGTGAGCAAAAACGGGAACCTGTTACTTAATATTCCTGTGCGTGGTGATGGAACCATTGATGATAAGGAAGTTGCCGTACTCGAAGGTATTGCAAAATGGATGGACGTAAACAAAGAGTGTATTTTTGGTACCCGTCCATGGAATATATTTGGTGAAGGTCCTGATGCAGAGAAAAAGAATCCAATGAACGCACAAGGATTCAATGAAGGTAAGAACAAATATACTGCTGAAGATATCCGCTTCACTGAAAAGAACGGAGCCTTGTATGCCATCGTAATGGAATGGCCTGAAAGTGGTAAAATAGTTATTAAATCACTTGCAGCAGACTCTCCGAACTACAAAGAAAATATCAAAA harbors:
- a CDS encoding AraC family transcriptional regulator, with product MVREKKEGLNFTLLNIGHAIHNADWNWTNVNSPFSRLFWVDGGNARIVLPDGTYNLIPGHLYLIPSFTLHGYECDGYFSLYYIHIYEEQIDNLSIIEQMNPAVEVKATEIDILLVKRLLEINPNRELKRYDPSFYDNSQTLVKNISENAQLPYYLLIETKGILQQLFSRFLKDAEQKIEVTDNRILKALSYIRKNIDKQININQLSELCFLTDDHFIRLFKNEMKCTPMQFINQKKIEKAQVMLILDDMPIKEIGYNLSFDNISYFNKLFKKLTGLTPSEYKRRLHM
- a CDS encoding alpha-L-fucosidase — encoded protein: MFGTTGFAQENFHHIQNTKEPMQTGKFEPTWESLKQYKVPEWYRNAKFGIWAHWGPQCQPEDGDWYGRGMYEEGSRQYKSHLKKYGHPSKSGFKDVIHEWKAEKWDPEKLVRLYKRAGAQYFFAMGNHHDNFDLWDSKYHNWNSTKIGPKKNILEGWAKAARHNGLPFGVSIHASHAWTWYETAQGADKQGPLAGVPYDGKLTKEDGKGTWWEGLDPQELYAQNHELSSRNQNPGAIHSQWDWADGASVPSKEYCENFYDRTVDMINKYHPDLLYFDDTALPLWPISDAGLNIAAHFYNSNMKRNNGKLNSVIFGKILTDEQKECLVWDVERGAPDKMQEKPWQTCSCIGDWHYNRSVYDDNRYKSAKTVIQMLADIVSKNGNLLLNIPVRGDGTIDDKEVAVLEGIAKWMDVNKECIFGTRPWNIFGEGPDAEKKNPMNAQGFNEGKNKYTAEDIRFTEKNGALYAIVMEWPESGKIVIKSLAADSPNYKENIKKVQLLGSGKVAFTRDNTGLIITLPKQKPDEIGLVLKINN